The DNA segment CCCTGGGGATGTAGTCCAAGACCGAGACGGTGATCACGCCCGTTGCGGTCAGGCCGCCCGCATCGGTAACGGTGTAGGAAATCGTTTCGGTTCCGACAAAACTTGCTGAGGACGGAGTGTATTGAACGGATTTGCCGTCCGCAGCGATCGATGCGGTCCCGCCGCCAGATGGAGTCCCAACGCTGGTGATCGTCACTACCTCGCTGGCACCATCGACGTTCGTCCCCGCATCGGAGGGGACGAAAACGGTCACTCCGCTTCCGCCTTTGACGATGCTTGTCGTTACATTGCCCCCCGGAGGCGCGTCGTTGGAACCGGTCACGGTAAAGGTGATGGTCCCTACTGCGGTCGCCCCGTTGGAATCGGTGATGGTGTACGAAATATGTTCCGATCCGAAGAAGTTGGCTGCGGGAGCATAAACAACTCGCGTACCGTCGCTCGACAACGAAACCGAACTTCCGTTGGAAGAAGATCCGACCGACGTGAGCGAAAAGGTTTCGTCGGGGTCGTCGTTAGAATCGTTTGCCAGGACGTCAAATTCCGCCGCTGCGGCATCTTCTTGAACGGTGAAGGCATCATCGACAGCCGTCGGAGGCGGGTTGGCGGTCGACACGCTGACCACGATGGAAGCCTGGCTGGTAAGCGTTCCGTCTGAAATCGTGTAGGTGAAAGTATCGCCACCGCTGAAGTCCGCGGGCGGAGTGTAAAGAATCGCTCCGCCACCCGCTTCAATCGTGATCGTCCCGCCGGCGGTAGAAGTACCGACGGCCGTGATCGTCAAGGTTTCACCCGTATCGGGCAGGCCCGAATCGTTGCTAAGCGGGGTCAGGCGATTGGCGGTTGAATTGCGGTCGACAGTAAACGTGTCGGGGACCGCGGACGGTGGGTCGTTAACCGCCGTTACCGAAATGGTTGCCGTCGCGGTTTGCTCGACTCCATTGGAATCTTGCACGACATACGTCAAGGTTTCCGTTCCCGAAAAATCGGATGCAGGCGTGTACTGAACATTGCCGTTCACCACGCTTGCGGAACCGCCTGAATCGGGAGTGCCGACACTTTTCAGACTTAGCGTTTCGCTTCCTGAATGGATGACATCATTTGCAACGACATCTAAGCTGTTGTTGGTGCTGTCTTCGGTGACCGTGAAGGAATCGTTTATGGCACTGAATGACGCGCTGATGGCCAAACTTACGCTGCCGAAGGCGACCTCATCAAATTCGATATCGTCTTCTTGGTTTAGCAACAAAAAGTCGGTTCCGTTGGTGTCCGGTTGGTTGGACGCAAACGTAATCTGCCCACTCTGTTTTGCGGTAAAGCGGATCGTGGCAATTTCTAATAGCGGCGGGTTAACGACGTTCAAGCGGAAACCACCAAGCTCGTCGATGATTCCATCACCGATCGTGCCCTGTACCAATGTAGGGACCAATTCCGTGTTGAATGTGATCGGGTTATCGGCGATCGGTTCCGCTAAAGCACTGTCGAAGGTGATGTCGGTGTAGGCACCAAACACGCCGTCGGCGAACGCATTGGAACGATTGTCGTTCGCGCTAAAATGAAGTAGGAAGTCCTGCCCCGGTGCCACCGAACTGATCGCGTTTCCGTCAAGGTCGGTCACCGTCAGGACAATCGACCCGATGGCCGCCGATTGGACTTCCACTTGGAAAGCTTGCGTTCGTGTATTCCCCGCACTGTCGGTCAGCGTAACCGCAAAAGACTGGCTTCCAAGTTGAGATTCTGTTGGAGTCCATTCGATTAAACCGGTCGCGGAATCGATGATCGCTCCGGTGGGGGCGGATGCTAAACCGTAAATCAATCCGGTTCCCTCTTCGGGATGCACAAGGTTGGCGGTGTAGAGCGATCCAACGTTGGCGGATTGAGGGATCGCGGCCGTGATCGTCGCCGGTGAGACGTTGTCGAACACCAGATTCAGGGCCGGGCTTTCGGCACTGTTGACGTTGTCACTGCCCCGTTGCCGAGCGGTGACGCTGTAGTTGCCGTTCCCAAGAGTTTCGAAGTTCTGCGTCGTGATCGAGACGGTGTCGCTGGTTGCCGATCCAATGCCGACGACCGTGCCGTTAACCAACAATTCAACAGTCGATCCAGGGCTGACGCCCGTGACGTTAAACGTCAGCGACGATGCGCCGGTGACGTTGTCGGTTGAACTGGTTCCGGTATCGCTGGCAGACGCAAGGTCGACCGACGTTGGTGCTCCGGTTGAAAACGAAACCGAAAGAAATTGGATGTCGATCGGAGTCGAATTGACGGTTGGCTGGGTCGCGTTGGCGTCCGGACGGACGGCGACACCAAGGTTGACAGTTCCTGAAAAACCGGCGGGTGGAGTGACGGTTACCAACCCGGTGGCGCTTACCGAGACGGTCGATCCGGAGGTGTCGGTTGCATCAATTTCCGCGATGTATTCGACCGCGTCCGCTTCAAGGTCGGTTGAGGAAAGCTGGAACTGCGCGGGGGTTCCTTGCGGGGCGACAACTTCAGGGATGTCGGCGAGGTAAGGTTGCGCATTGTACGTGTCCGCACCGACCGTCACGTTCACAACTTGACTGTACGAATTGCCGTCGGAATCGGTCACTGTAAAAGTAACCGTGGTGCTACCGGTTGAATTCCCGGTCGGGCGAAGCATGACGACCGAGTTTTCGGTATCGGTGAAAATGGTCGCTGATTCGAAAACGACCGGAGTGTCCGGCAATTTGTCGGCATTGACCGATACCCGGCTGATCCCTTCACGAACCTTTTCGCCTTCAACCAGCTGACCGAAAACGGAGTGGTTGAAGTCCAGTTGTTGGGCGTTCCCCTCCAGGATAAAGAACTGGCTGTCGTTGGTGTCGTCGGTCGATTTCGCGTAGGACAAAACCCCTCGCGTTGTGTGCTGCAATTCAGGATGGTACTGGTCGTCGAAATCGCCGAGGGTGGAACCGCCGGTTCCGTTGCCATTGGGGTCGCCACCTTGAAGGACGAAGGTGTTGTCGACG comes from the Roseimaritima multifibrata genome and includes:
- a CDS encoding Ig-like domain-containing protein, yielding MMVFSPNRVLFLQVFSVTQTPRNSQVAKSNFASSNSAGSRGRSFLRRLLMGNSTSTSGETKRRGLRLESLEGRQMLAGDVELFSTNGIGETDQNDGSSGDQLSIVNSTAQGEPAVDLVAFAKLLKDQGVVFYGADWCEVCTAQKELFEDGKNELPFVEVTDGSQQPNAVATANGITVYPTWDFDAQTRVTGLLTLQQIADHAGITIPQSEDPTFANVEDQTVAIGSPIHVPIDAYDPNGGPLTVTATVADPDMLEAIVLQGNRSLRLNVEGYGEMVFELFEQRAERPASRVIELAQSGFYDGLTFHRVDNTFVLQGGDPNGNGTGGSTLGDFDDQYHPELQHTTRGVLSYAKSTDDTNDSQFFILEGNAQQLDFNHSVFGQLVEGEKVREGISRVSVNADKLPDTPVVFESATIFTDTENSVVMLRPTGNSTGSTTVTFTVTDSDGNSYSQVVNVTVGADTYNAQPYLADIPEVVAPQGTPAQFQLSSTDLEADAVEYIAEIDATDTSGSTVSVSATGLVTVTPPAGFSGTVNLGVAVRPDANATQPTVNSTPIDIQFLSVSFSTGAPTSVDLASASDTGTSSTDNVTGASSLTFNVTGVSPGSTVELLVNGTVVGIGSATSDTVSITTQNFETLGNGNYSVTARQRGSDNVNSAESPALNLVFDNVSPATITAAIPQSANVGSLYTANLVHPEEGTGLIYGLASAPTGAIIDSATGLIEWTPTESQLGSQSFAVTLTDSAGNTRTQAFQVEVQSAAIGSIVLTVTDLDGNAISSVAPGQDFLLHFSANDNRSNAFADGVFGAYTDITFDSALAEPIADNPITFNTELVPTLVQGTIGDGIIDELGGFRLNVVNPPLLEIATIRFTAKQSGQITFASNQPDTNGTDFLLLNQEDDIEFDEVAFGSVSLAISASFSAINDSFTVTEDSTNNSLDVVANDVIHSGSETLSLKSVGTPDSGGSASVVNGNVQYTPASDFSGTETLTYVVQDSNGVEQTATATISVTAVNDPPSAVPDTFTVDRNSTANRLTPLSNDSGLPDTGETLTITAVGTSTAGGTITIEAGGGAILYTPPADFSGGDTFTYTISDGTLTSQASIVVSVSTANPPPTAVDDAFTVQEDAAAAEFDVLANDSNDDPDETFSLTSVGSSSNGSSVSLSSDGTRVVYAPAANFFGSEHISYTITDSNGATAVGTITFTVTGSNDAPPGGNVTTSIVKGGSGVTVFVPSDAGTNVDGASEVVTITSVGTPSGGGTASIAADGKSVQYTPSSASFVGTETISYTVTDAGGLTATGVITVSVLDYIPRDFVFSAPLPNSGLILTAQLTGTTQFGDSVSVSAVADPNTGLITFADQAPGSYQVEVPAIPFLIGNEDAQQIAFESAEADGDREAEAIFIGEIHPSFLSLRDTAALAPARGTFAAVSPGETSLFVLPTGQNSDLTNPVITMNDDGTEIDIAVTDDSGTRVHQVVDIDSDTSDHEVRGLSDDVRLLRVNLQQAFATTAAATSDSTQLASGESQPQGESSASLGDGVVPTVNLGQNQSISVNNPETSSSLASIAQQRTDAIDSAMADVAEPGTQPATAETYLTEEGTSEIDPSAVDDTLALLGDE